Proteins encoded within one genomic window of Leptospira stimsonii:
- a CDS encoding D-alanine--D-alanine ligase, giving the protein MAKIAVFFGGSSTEHSISIRTGCFICKTLHTMGHSVKPILLTKDGGWVVPLEYRMEIPFESVNSPDSFLEEFQKRNGVKRSPILPSLDAEIVFLGLHGGKGEDGSIQGFLSVLGIPYTGSGVTASAIAMDKTRANQIFLQSGQKVAPFFEIRKAEYETSPDEAVAKLASLGFPQFLKPVEGGSSVSTHKINDSSQLETELASLLRTDTKVMSQAFLSGTEVSCGVLERYRNGELQTIALPATEIVPGGEFFDFESKYKSGGSNEITPARIPDDQMKRVQELAISAHRSLGCRGYSRTDFIIVNGEPHILETNTLPGMTATSLIPQQAKAANIPMEDVFTDLIEIGLKNSLS; this is encoded by the coding sequence TTGGCTAAGATTGCAGTCTTTTTTGGTGGCAGTTCTACGGAACACAGTATCTCGATTCGAACCGGTTGTTTTATTTGTAAGACTCTGCATACGATGGGACATTCGGTCAAACCCATTCTCTTAACCAAGGACGGAGGCTGGGTTGTTCCTTTAGAGTATCGGATGGAGATTCCATTTGAGTCAGTCAATTCTCCGGATTCTTTTTTAGAAGAATTTCAAAAAAGGAACGGTGTAAAACGATCTCCGATTCTTCCGTCCTTGGATGCCGAGATTGTTTTTTTAGGTCTTCACGGTGGAAAGGGGGAAGACGGATCGATTCAGGGTTTTTTGAGCGTTTTGGGAATTCCATACACCGGGTCTGGCGTGACCGCTTCCGCGATCGCTATGGATAAGACCCGAGCAAATCAAATTTTCCTGCAATCCGGGCAGAAAGTAGCTCCGTTTTTTGAAATTCGGAAAGCGGAGTATGAAACTTCCCCGGATGAGGCTGTTGCAAAACTTGCGAGTCTTGGATTTCCTCAATTTCTAAAACCCGTCGAAGGCGGCTCGAGCGTTTCCACGCATAAGATCAATGATTCATCTCAACTCGAAACGGAATTGGCTTCTCTACTTCGAACCGATACCAAAGTGATGAGCCAAGCCTTTCTTTCAGGAACGGAAGTTTCCTGCGGGGTTTTGGAACGGTATCGAAACGGAGAATTACAAACGATCGCGTTACCCGCAACCGAGATCGTTCCAGGCGGAGAATTTTTCGACTTCGAGTCCAAATACAAATCGGGCGGTTCCAACGAAATCACTCCCGCAAGAATTCCGGACGATCAGATGAAACGGGTGCAAGAACTCGCGATCTCCGCGCATCGATCCTTGGGTTGCAGAGGTTATTCTAGAACCGATTTTATCATCGTAAACGGAGAACCTCATATTTTGGAAACGAACACGTTACCCGGAATGACAGCGACGAGTCTCATTCCGCAACAAGCGAAAGCGGCCAACATTCCGATGGAAGACGTTTTCACAGATCTTATCGAAATCGGATTAAAAAATTCTCTTTCTTAA
- the metW gene encoding methionine biosynthesis protein MetW → MTPLEKKTTIDLTLKERPDFAYILNLIPSGSRVLDLGCGNGTLLYLLKEKGIRGQGIEKDEDCIVECIQRGVYVHHGDIDEGLEHHQDKRFDFVILNQTIQETRNPGEILKESLRIGKKVIVAFPNFGHWNVRWTILTTGKTPVTDLLPYRWFNTPNLHFLSVLDFIEFCEIQKFKIEDRAYFRDLSRVTFRPNFFSKLALFVIS, encoded by the coding sequence ATGACTCCTCTGGAAAAAAAAACAACGATCGATCTGACTCTCAAAGAAAGACCGGACTTCGCTTACATTCTCAATCTCATTCCTTCGGGTTCGAGAGTTTTAGATCTTGGTTGTGGGAACGGCACTCTCCTTTATCTTTTAAAGGAAAAGGGAATCCGCGGGCAAGGAATCGAAAAGGACGAAGACTGTATCGTGGAATGTATCCAACGCGGAGTCTATGTTCATCACGGCGATATCGACGAAGGATTGGAACATCATCAGGACAAACGTTTTGATTTTGTGATTCTCAACCAGACGATTCAAGAAACGAGAAACCCCGGTGAAATTTTGAAAGAATCCTTGCGGATCGGAAAAAAAGTCATCGTAGCGTTTCCAAACTTCGGTCATTGGAATGTGCGCTGGACGATCTTGACGACGGGAAAAACTCCCGTAACGGACCTACTTCCCTATCGATGGTTCAACACTCCGAACCTTCACTTTCTTTCTGTTTTGGATTTTATAGAATTCTGCGAGATCCAAAAATTTAAGATCGAAGACCGCGCCTACTTCCGAGACTTAAGCCGGGTTACATTCCGGCCCAACTTCTTTTCCAAACTTGCGCTTTTTGTAATCTCTTAA
- the metX gene encoding homoserine O-acetyltransferase MetX has protein sequence MNEPGSIGIVETKFAEFKELPLDNGSVLSPITIAYETYGTLSPSKNNAILVCHALSGDAHAAGYNSPNDKKPGWWDDYIGPGKSFDTNQYFVICSNVIGGCKGSSGPLSMHPETGTPYGSRFPFVSIQDMVRAQKLLVESLGISKLLCVAGGSMGGMQALEWSIAYPDSLLNCIVMASTAEHSAMQIAFNEVGRQAIVSDPNWNNGLYDENSPRKGLALARMVGHITYLSDDKMREKFGRNPPRGNILTTDFAVGSYLIYQGESFVDRFDANSYIYVTKALDHYSLGKGKELTAALAPATCRFLVVSYSSDWLYPPAQSREIVKSLEAADKRVFYLELQSGEGHDSFLLKNTKQIEILKGFLEGSN, from the coding sequence ATGAATGAGCCCGGATCGATCGGAATTGTAGAAACAAAATTTGCGGAGTTCAAAGAACTTCCTTTGGACAACGGATCCGTCTTATCACCGATAACAATCGCCTACGAAACATACGGCACCCTATCTCCTTCCAAAAACAACGCAATCTTAGTCTGTCACGCGCTCTCCGGTGACGCGCACGCCGCCGGTTACAACTCACCGAATGATAAAAAGCCGGGATGGTGGGACGATTATATCGGACCAGGAAAGTCTTTTGATACGAACCAATACTTTGTTATTTGTTCGAACGTAATCGGCGGTTGTAAAGGTTCTTCCGGTCCCCTTTCGATGCACCCGGAAACAGGAACACCGTACGGTTCCCGATTTCCATTCGTTTCGATCCAAGATATGGTACGCGCTCAGAAACTTCTGGTGGAATCCTTGGGAATCTCCAAACTCCTCTGCGTAGCAGGAGGTTCGATGGGCGGAATGCAGGCCTTGGAATGGAGTATCGCTTATCCGGATTCTCTCTTGAATTGTATCGTCATGGCCTCTACGGCGGAACATTCCGCGATGCAAATCGCTTTCAACGAAGTAGGAAGACAAGCAATCGTCTCCGATCCGAATTGGAACAACGGTCTCTACGACGAAAATTCTCCTCGCAAAGGTTTAGCGCTCGCGAGAATGGTCGGGCATATCACATATCTTTCCGATGACAAGATGAGAGAAAAGTTCGGCAGAAATCCGCCTCGTGGAAACATTCTCACAACCGATTTTGCGGTGGGAAGTTATCTCATCTATCAAGGTGAAAGTTTTGTGGATCGGTTTGACGCGAATTCATATATCTACGTAACCAAAGCCCTGGATCACTACAGTTTAGGAAAGGGTAAGGAATTAACAGCCGCCCTCGCTCCCGCAACGTGTAGATTTTTAGTCGTGTCCTACAGTTCGGATTGGTTGTATCCACCCGCTCAATCCAGAGAAATCGTAAAGTCCTTGGAAGCCGCGGACAAACGGGTTTTTTACTTGGAACTGCAATCCGGAGAAGGACACGATTCTTTTCTACTCAAGAATACGAAACAAATCGAAATCCTAAAAGGTTTTTTAGAAGGTTCGAACTAA
- a CDS encoding O-acetylhomoserine aminocarboxypropyltransferase/cysteine synthase family protein yields MPRNYKPETIALHGGQSPDPTTTSRAVPLYQTTSYVFKDTDHAARLFGLQEFGNIYTRLMNPTTDVLEQRVAALEGGVAALATASGQAAETLALLNIVETGQEIVASASLYGGTYNLLHYTFPKLGIKVHFVDPSNPENFRKAVNDKTRAFYAETLGNPKLDTLDLEAIAKVAHESGVPFIVDNTLPSPYLVNPIEHGADIVVHSLTKFLGGHGTSIGGIIIDSGKFNWGNGKFKNFTEPDPSYHGLKFWDVFGKFEPFGGVNIAYIIKARVQGLRDTGAAISPFNAWQIIQGVETLPLRLRKHSENALAVAEYLSKHPKVSWVNYPGLKSDKNYALAKKYHKRDLFGAILGFGIKGGVAEAKKFIDNLELFSLLANVGDAKSLAIHPASTTHQQLTPEEQVSAGVTPDFVRLSVGLENIDDILFDLEEALKKV; encoded by the coding sequence ATGCCAAGAAATTATAAACCTGAGACGATTGCATTGCACGGGGGCCAATCTCCCGATCCAACGACCACTTCCAGAGCGGTTCCTCTCTACCAAACGACTTCCTACGTTTTTAAAGATACGGATCATGCCGCCAGACTCTTCGGTCTGCAAGAATTCGGTAATATTTATACAAGATTGATGAACCCAACGACCGACGTCCTCGAACAAAGAGTCGCCGCTCTCGAAGGTGGGGTCGCCGCGCTTGCAACTGCCTCCGGTCAAGCCGCAGAAACGTTAGCTCTTTTGAATATCGTGGAAACCGGTCAGGAAATCGTAGCTTCCGCTTCTCTCTACGGTGGAACTTACAACCTTCTTCATTATACGTTTCCGAAACTAGGAATCAAGGTTCACTTTGTGGATCCTTCCAATCCCGAAAATTTCAGAAAGGCCGTGAATGATAAGACCCGTGCGTTCTATGCGGAAACCTTGGGAAATCCAAAGTTAGACACCTTGGATCTCGAAGCGATCGCAAAAGTCGCACATGAATCCGGAGTTCCCTTCATCGTGGATAACACACTTCCCTCTCCCTATTTGGTAAATCCGATCGAACACGGAGCCGATATCGTCGTTCACTCACTTACAAAATTCTTAGGTGGCCACGGAACTTCGATTGGAGGGATCATCATCGATTCCGGTAAGTTCAACTGGGGCAACGGTAAGTTTAAGAATTTTACCGAGCCGGATCCGAGTTATCACGGACTCAAATTCTGGGACGTCTTCGGAAAATTCGAACCGTTTGGCGGAGTGAACATCGCTTATATCATCAAAGCAAGAGTGCAAGGTTTGAGAGATACGGGAGCGGCCATTTCTCCTTTCAATGCTTGGCAGATCATCCAAGGTGTGGAAACTCTTCCTCTTCGCCTTCGTAAACATTCCGAAAACGCATTGGCTGTTGCGGAATATTTGAGCAAACATCCGAAAGTATCTTGGGTCAACTATCCAGGTCTGAAATCCGATAAAAATTATGCGCTCGCTAAGAAGTATCACAAGAGAGATCTCTTCGGCGCGATCTTAGGTTTCGGCATCAAAGGTGGGGTTGCCGAAGCGAAGAAGTTCATCGACAATCTAGAACTTTTCTCACTGCTCGCAAACGTAGGAGATGCGAAGTCGCTCGCGATTCATCCGGCTTCCACCACTCACCAACAGTTGACTCCGGAAGAACAAGTTTCCGCCGGCGTGACTCCAGACTTCGTACGCCTTTCGGTCGGTCTGGAAAACATCGACGATATTCTTTTCGATTTGGAAGAAGCGCTGAAGAAAGTTTGA
- the impL63 gene encoding cytoplasmic membrane protein ImpL63, which produces MIQSSKYFFFFLFLFFVTISEIYSQGTQLWTPPGRQYMHPTDPFTYDMGINKYDKDYYLYVAPTANFNFGGDFGASLTVPLNFLIYDVEPKQENSKIGKLRAFDYNEKSDYLRLINNIWFGQFGKYTPGEITYSAYLGKMFDGYIGHGTIVNRYINNQRLDVYNVGLQADMNSDFGGVQVFSNSIYTRDVSSARVYIRPFAVGFKLFDIITGRSKTFAMLTVGQGNVADEAGRKKVYEEVGAEEKESYRALIEDQKTKEKKEEMIPADKKPEKNQNLKELFNQDHFANRFAIGYTTAFDNKAPTELKFDTTGKLRVDDNDNPLVKSVEKLTISGYDFEYKLLSSKYVELTPYYDVNKIKQIDGAHGTHYGAIFRFGGKDIYMQIKPEYRNMTANYIPMYFDSFYELERYQSNLQSNIPQTKLEAAKLKDPDGPKVKGYYTTVLFNFYKIALEGNYENYSGPNNSRVFVGVYLPLGSLILLNGYYMKKGFDENKEAFKLDDRSQGALELAINLGFAAIRLQNVRKWVYDTSVNQYVAQDEQKVLFSSNLTF; this is translated from the coding sequence ATGATCCAAAGCTCGAAATACTTTTTCTTCTTTCTTTTTCTATTCTTCGTGACCATTTCCGAGATCTATTCACAGGGAACTCAGCTCTGGACCCCGCCGGGAAGACAATATATGCACCCTACGGATCCCTTTACTTACGATATGGGGATCAATAAATACGATAAGGACTATTACCTCTACGTAGCCCCGACCGCGAATTTTAACTTTGGTGGGGACTTTGGCGCTTCTCTTACCGTTCCGCTCAACTTTCTGATCTATGATGTGGAACCCAAACAGGAGAATTCAAAGATAGGAAAGCTCCGCGCTTTCGATTACAACGAGAAAAGCGATTATCTTCGTTTGATCAATAATATCTGGTTTGGCCAGTTTGGAAAATATACACCCGGCGAAATTACGTATTCTGCCTATTTAGGGAAGATGTTCGACGGTTATATCGGACACGGAACGATCGTAAATCGGTATATCAACAACCAACGATTGGACGTTTATAACGTCGGTCTCCAAGCGGACATGAACAGCGACTTCGGGGGAGTTCAGGTTTTTTCAAACTCGATTTATACTCGCGATGTCAGTTCGGCCAGGGTTTATATTCGTCCCTTTGCCGTAGGATTCAAACTTTTCGATATCATCACCGGGAGATCCAAGACGTTTGCGATGCTCACCGTCGGCCAAGGAAACGTAGCCGATGAGGCCGGTAGAAAAAAGGTCTACGAAGAAGTCGGAGCCGAAGAAAAAGAATCCTATCGAGCGCTCATCGAAGACCAGAAGACGAAAGAAAAAAAAGAGGAGATGATTCCGGCGGATAAAAAACCGGAAAAGAACCAGAATCTGAAAGAGCTTTTCAATCAAGATCATTTTGCGAATCGTTTCGCGATCGGTTATACAACCGCCTTTGACAACAAGGCTCCTACCGAGTTGAAGTTTGACACAACCGGTAAACTTAGGGTGGATGATAACGACAATCCACTTGTGAAGTCCGTCGAAAAACTGACTATCAGCGGTTACGACTTCGAATACAAACTTCTCAGTTCCAAATACGTGGAACTGACTCCTTACTACGACGTAAATAAAATCAAACAAATCGACGGAGCGCACGGAACCCACTACGGAGCGATTTTCAGATTCGGTGGAAAAGATATCTACATGCAGATCAAACCGGAATATAGGAACATGACGGCGAATTATATTCCAATGTATTTTGATAGTTTTTACGAATTGGAAAGATATCAGAGCAATTTACAAAGTAATATTCCTCAAACAAAACTCGAGGCCGCGAAGTTGAAAGATCCTGACGGACCCAAGGTAAAAGGATATTATACCACTGTCCTTTTTAATTTTTATAAGATCGCATTGGAAGGAAACTACGAAAACTATTCCGGACCGAATAACTCAAGGGTTTTCGTCGGGGTTTATCTCCCGCTCGGAAGTTTGATTCTTTTGAATGGATATTATATGAAGAAAGGTTTTGATGAAAACAAAGAGGCTTTCAAACTGGATGATCGTTCTCAAGGTGCTTTGGAACTCGCGATCAATTTGGGTTTTGCCGCGATTCGTCTTCAGAACGTAAGAAAATGGGTCTATGATACTTCCGTAAATCAGTATGTCGCCCAGGACGAACAGAAGGTTTTATTTTCGAGTAATCTTACTTTTTAA
- a CDS encoding 16S rRNA (uracil(1498)-N(3))-methyltransferase yields the protein MNLLICKEEWRIGNSNRFRIVDPIKVKHISEILHKRVGDRLKAGIINESLGQLLIEESNSKEILGTYKTILKPKPRFPEVQILLAVNRPPTVRKILELAGTWGIDGIRFFLSKNSRKEYLTSPVWKPEEIEKELIEGMEQGKNIFLPKVELDFKNSLETILSEMETKQNVHFRFLLDRKGKSISRIIEEYHSKNTEYSHIRMFVAIGPESGFVKKEVDFWKGNHFESVSVSDKILRTETAVAFLLSRLEEESLFKK from the coding sequence GTGAACTTGCTCATTTGCAAAGAAGAATGGAGAATCGGAAACTCCAACCGTTTTCGAATCGTTGATCCGATCAAGGTCAAACATATTTCAGAAATTCTGCATAAACGAGTCGGAGACCGGCTCAAGGCGGGAATCATAAATGAAAGCCTCGGGCAATTGTTGATTGAAGAATCGAACTCAAAAGAAATCTTAGGAACTTACAAAACGATTCTCAAGCCCAAACCCCGTTTTCCGGAAGTCCAGATTCTACTCGCGGTCAATCGGCCTCCTACGGTCCGAAAAATTCTCGAACTCGCCGGGACCTGGGGAATCGACGGGATTCGATTTTTTCTCTCGAAGAATTCCAGAAAGGAATATCTAACCTCTCCCGTTTGGAAACCGGAAGAAATCGAAAAAGAACTGATCGAGGGAATGGAACAGGGAAAAAATATCTTTTTACCCAAGGTAGAATTGGATTTCAAAAATTCTCTGGAGACAATTCTTTCGGAGATGGAAACAAAACAAAACGTTCACTTCCGATTTCTATTGGATCGAAAAGGAAAATCGATCTCTCGAATTATAGAAGAATATCATAGTAAGAATACAGAATATTCTCATATTCGAATGTTTGTGGCCATCGGACCGGAAAGCGGTTTTGTAAAAAAGGAAGTCGACTTCTGGAAAGGAAATCATTTTGAAAGCGTCAGCGTTTCCGACAAAATTCTTAGAACGGAAACCGCGGTCGCGTTTTTACTTTCCAGATTGGAAGAAGAATCTCTTTTTAAAAAGTAA
- the fcpB gene encoding flagellar-coiling protein FcpB, with protein MKLQKLFLVVLVAISTAVFSQQNSNADQKSQSDAQLGASILDTEKKLDEKVFELNQRLTRHTVLMKMKVRVLPFRTVLFKGKANNDECTPALNQEDPANNCIRVEVYDFIRDEERGLNKTVQGSLAKYMEIYYEGQNSNDPEPRSEAPRNINKLKSKIYRNNMILEDKIISEVMDRGPNTQPGHNDKIEVFFQKDNYPEYGRPETPAEKGVGKYILAGVENTKTHPIRNSFKKEFYIKHLDQFDRLFTKIFDYNDQLGNENYKENVDALKESLRY; from the coding sequence ATGAAACTTCAAAAGCTATTTTTAGTGGTTCTCGTAGCAATTTCAACTGCGGTATTTTCTCAGCAAAATTCCAATGCAGATCAGAAATCACAGTCGGACGCCCAATTAGGCGCTTCCATTCTGGATACGGAAAAGAAACTGGATGAAAAAGTATTCGAACTGAACCAAAGACTGACACGTCATACGGTTCTCATGAAAATGAAAGTTCGTGTTCTTCCTTTCAGGACCGTTCTTTTCAAAGGGAAGGCAAACAACGACGAATGTACGCCCGCTCTCAATCAGGAAGATCCGGCTAACAACTGTATTCGCGTAGAAGTCTACGATTTCATTCGCGACGAGGAAAGAGGTTTGAACAAGACCGTTCAAGGTTCCCTCGCGAAGTATATGGAAATCTACTACGAAGGTCAGAACAGTAACGATCCGGAACCGAGATCGGAAGCTCCTAGAAATATCAATAAATTGAAATCAAAGATTTATAGAAACAATATGATTTTGGAAGATAAGATCATTTCCGAAGTTATGGATAGAGGGCCGAATACACAGCCCGGGCATAACGATAAGATTGAAGTTTTCTTTCAAAAAGACAATTATCCTGAGTATGGTCGTCCCGAAACCCCTGCAGAAAAGGGTGTTGGAAAATACATTCTTGCAGGTGTGGAAAACACCAAAACTCACCCGATCCGTAACTCTTTCAAAAAAGAATTTTATATCAAACACTTGGATCAGTTTGATAGACTCTTTACAAAAATTTTCGATTACAACGATCAGTTAGGAAACGAAAATTACAAAGAGAACGTGGACGCTCTGAAGGAATCTCTCCGCTACTAA
- a CDS encoding AAA family ATPase, giving the protein MRLSSPFTQDSSSEDRTLSEVDFTKTKSFLHGELTNLGFSNTDLPIVSSEKKDLKIEFQVPSISKSALLDCLQILKNHIENLRIHTFEPGYYCIQALNENLFETKNLLDTIRFRFYSGRTKNRVEITKKGDFTREELFATLSLFKFLKSGNNIETAKPEELLAALGVEVFDPILAEKNGKSVTFDHVAGYEGVKQQILESIILPLKNPNLLEEVSKLTRKFPTDIRPRAVLFEGDPGVGKTTMARVVSCMTGLPLIYVPVESIMSKYYGESAQNMAYVFDAAALFTACLIFLDEIDSLAGSREEGMFEATRKILSVLLRKIDGFSSQRNSITIGATNRKQDLDHALLSRFDRTIYFPLPDSGERAKVLETYAIHLTEKERMQVAEGLKGHSGRTIRDFCDLVERKWASYLIEKGLNPVPPPYELYLETSTVSSK; this is encoded by the coding sequence ATTCGCTTGAGTTCCCCCTTTACACAAGATTCTTCTTCCGAAGATCGAACACTTTCCGAAGTGGATTTTACAAAAACGAAAAGTTTTCTCCACGGGGAACTGACCAACCTTGGATTTTCCAATACGGATCTTCCCATCGTTTCTTCCGAAAAAAAGGATCTAAAAATCGAATTTCAGGTTCCATCGATCTCCAAGTCTGCGCTTTTGGATTGTCTTCAGATTCTAAAGAATCATATCGAAAATCTCAGAATTCATACCTTCGAACCCGGTTATTATTGTATTCAGGCTCTCAATGAGAATCTTTTTGAAACGAAAAATCTCTTGGATACGATCCGCTTTCGATTCTACTCCGGAAGAACGAAAAATCGAGTCGAAATCACCAAAAAAGGAGATTTCACAAGGGAAGAACTCTTCGCCACACTCTCGCTTTTTAAATTCTTAAAGTCCGGAAACAACATCGAAACCGCAAAACCGGAAGAATTGCTCGCGGCCCTAGGAGTCGAAGTTTTCGATCCGATTCTCGCGGAAAAAAACGGGAAGTCCGTCACGTTCGATCACGTAGCCGGATACGAAGGCGTAAAACAACAGATTCTGGAATCGATCATTCTTCCCCTCAAAAATCCGAATCTTTTGGAGGAAGTTTCCAAACTCACCCGCAAGTTTCCGACCGATATCCGACCCCGCGCCGTCCTTTTCGAAGGAGATCCGGGCGTAGGAAAAACGACGATGGCGAGAGTAGTTTCCTGTATGACGGGTCTTCCCTTAATCTACGTCCCGGTGGAATCCATTATGAGCAAATACTACGGAGAAAGCGCTCAAAACATGGCTTACGTTTTCGACGCCGCGGCTCTTTTTACAGCCTGTCTCATATTTTTGGATGAAATCGATTCCTTGGCCGGAAGTCGGGAAGAAGGAATGTTCGAGGCCACTCGCAAAATTCTTTCCGTACTTTTACGAAAAATCGACGGTTTTAGTAGTCAGAGAAATTCGATTACGATCGGTGCTACGAACCGGAAACAGGATCTGGATCACGCCCTTCTTTCCAGATTCGATCGGACCATCTACTTTCCTCTTCCGGACAGTGGAGAAAGAGCGAAGGTTCTGGAGACATATGCCATTCACCTAACAGAAAAAGAAAGAATGCAGGTCGCCGAAGGCTTGAAAGGACATTCGGGAAGAACGATTCGAGATTTCTGCGATCTTGTAGAAAGGAAATGGGCATCTTACTTAATTGAAAAAGGATTGAATCCGGTCCCACCACCGTATGAACTGTATTTGGAAACTAGCACGGTATCTTCAAAATAA
- the fliN gene encoding flagellar motor switch protein FliN, translated as MGEGSLSQEDIDALLTGGGGDAPAGGGGASGSDFNLSGELDSLLGGGSGGGDALGGGSDSPSFADISAALGPSAPPTSAPRSPNRQASPSQSTNLNLLMDVNLALTVELGRTNMFIKDVNGLNEGTVVELDKNVGEDLDILANGRLVGRGKLVAMDDFYGIQITEIVDQSRRL; from the coding sequence ATGGGAGAAGGGTCACTCTCGCAGGAAGACATAGACGCACTTTTGACGGGCGGGGGTGGAGATGCACCGGCCGGAGGTGGAGGAGCGAGCGGATCCGATTTCAATCTCAGCGGAGAATTGGATTCTCTCTTGGGCGGCGGCAGTGGGGGCGGGGACGCGTTAGGCGGCGGATCCGATTCTCCTTCGTTCGCGGATATTTCCGCGGCGCTCGGACCTTCGGCGCCACCCACATCGGCTCCGAGATCTCCCAATCGACAAGCCTCTCCATCCCAGTCGACAAACTTAAATTTGCTCATGGATGTAAACCTGGCTCTCACCGTAGAGTTGGGGAGAACGAATATGTTTATCAAAGACGTAAACGGTCTGAACGAAGGAACCGTTGTCGAATTGGATAAAAACGTAGGAGAGGATTTGGATATCCTTGCGAACGGTCGTTTGGTGGGTCGAGGAAAGTTGGTCGCTATGGACGATTTTTACGGAATCCAAATCACGGAAATCGTGGATCAAAGCAGAAGGCTCTAA
- a CDS encoding SPFH domain-containing protein produces MFFESAQNTFVTIFWTLFGIYFAYKLYRSIRIVSAQDCIVVEKFGKYSRTLHAGLHLLWPFIERDAYYHTLKEQATDVPPQTCITKDNVKVEMDGILYLKVLDPHKASYGINDYQFASSQLAQTTMRAIIGTMDLDVTFETRDAINSKILEVLDLATESWGIKVNRYEIVNITPPKSILEAMEKEKKAQITKKAQISLSEGDRDARINRSLGFKEEAINKSEGEKQKRINEAEGVAKEVEAIAVATAKGIELLAQSINSKGGKDAVKLRIGQKFIKEFEKISGKKTEIVLPMNLTNFRSILKSVLGTTDSTSTKG; encoded by the coding sequence ATGTTTTTCGAATCCGCACAAAATACCTTTGTTACCATTTTCTGGACCCTCTTCGGAATCTACTTTGCTTATAAACTCTACCGTTCGATTCGGATCGTTTCCGCTCAAGACTGTATCGTAGTCGAAAAATTCGGAAAATACAGCAGGACCTTACACGCCGGTCTTCATCTTCTCTGGCCATTTATCGAAAGAGACGCTTACTACCACACTCTGAAAGAACAAGCGACGGACGTTCCACCACAGACTTGTATCACCAAGGACAACGTAAAGGTGGAAATGGACGGGATTCTTTATCTCAAGGTTTTGGATCCGCATAAAGCGAGTTATGGGATCAACGACTACCAGTTTGCATCTTCCCAACTTGCGCAGACGACGATGCGTGCGATCATCGGGACGATGGATCTCGATGTAACGTTTGAAACGAGGGACGCGATCAACAGTAAGATTCTTGAAGTGCTGGACTTAGCGACCGAGTCCTGGGGAATCAAAGTAAACCGGTATGAAATCGTTAACATCACTCCTCCCAAGTCGATTCTTGAAGCGATGGAAAAGGAGAAGAAGGCTCAGATCACGAAGAAGGCGCAGATTTCCCTTTCCGAAGGAGATAGAGACGCGAGAATCAACCGTTCCCTCGGTTTCAAAGAAGAAGCGATCAACAAATCCGAAGGGGAAAAACAAAAAAGGATCAACGAGGCCGAAGGGGTCGCCAAAGAAGTAGAAGCGATCGCAGTCGCGACCGCAAAGGGAATCGAACTTCTCGCACAATCCATCAATTCAAAGGGCGGAAAAGACGCGGTAAAACTCAGAATCGGTCAAAAGTTTATCAAAGAATTTGAAAAGATCTCGGGTAAAAAAACCGAAATCGTTCTTCCAATGAATCTTACGAACTTCCGTTCCATTTTGAAATCGGTCTTGGGAACAACGGATTCAACTTCGACAAAAGGATAA